From the Coregonus clupeaformis isolate EN_2021a unplaced genomic scaffold, ASM2061545v1 scaf0962, whole genome shotgun sequence genome, one window contains:
- the nob1 gene encoding RNA-binding protein NOB1: MAATMVEHVVADAGAFLKKAPLQEIGKNIYTLKDVVEEIRDKPTRRSLSVLPYQLNFREPNPECIRLVTEFSKKTGDYPSLSATDIKVLALTYQLERENVGTDHLKKEPEVKVRVCSTRRHPEAPVGVAGFHFPSKRPADGLFSGRPTAPAQTQHSYNPPEIGEYNSFQFWRNPLPCFDVDLLELLVSRTHTIFILFNLYLTRQVKEHSESHSEEHGSGSEEEEEDEEEEEEDGGGWITPSNIKQVQMETGIWASPADVKVGCLTTDFAMQNVLIQIGLHVLSVNGMLIKQARNYILRCHACFKTTTNMNKVFCTHCGNKTLKKIAVTVSEDGSMQMHFSKNPKVLNPKGKRYSLPLPQGGKHASNPHLVEDQRFPQQRVSRKARQKTDVFNPDYLAGGSSPFSDHDIYSRSANLHITDGAGGGGRRRANPNAARKKKC; the protein is encoded by the exons ATGGCTGCTACCATGGTGGAACATGTTGTCGCAGATGCAGGAGCGTTTTTGAAGAAAGCACCTCTTCAG GAAATCGGGAAGAATATCTACACCCTGAAGGATGTAGTCGAGGAAATTAGAGACAAGCCAACCCGGAGGAGCCTGTCTGTTCTACCATATCAACTCAACTTCAGAGAACCAAACCCTGAGTGCATCAGATTAG TAACCGAGTTCTCCAAGAAGACCGGAGACTACCCCAGCCTCTCTGCCACAGACATCAAGGTGTTGGCTCTGACCTACCAGTTGGAGAGGGAAAACGTTGGGACTGACCACCTGAAGAAAGAACCTGAGGTCAAG GTCCGGGTATGCAGTACAAGGAGACATCCAGAGGCTCCTGTTGGCGTGGCAGGGTTCCACTTTCCCTCAAAG AGGCCAGCTGATGGGTTGTTCAGTGGCAGACCGACGGCACCAGCACAGACACAGCACAGCTATAACCCTCCAGAGATAGGAGAGTACAACAGCTTCCAGTTCTGGAGGAATCCCCTGCCCTGCTTCGACGTGGACCTGCTGGAACTATTGGTGAGTAGAACAcatactatttttattttatttaacctttatttaactaggcaagtca AGGAACACTCAGAGAGTCATTCAGAGGAGCACGGCAGTGggtcggaggaggaggaggaagatgaggaggaggaggaggaagatggcggTGGTTGGATCACTCCTAGCAACATTAAACAGGTCCAGATGGAGACGGGGATCTGGGCGTCGCCTGCGGACGTTAAAGTGGGATGTCTCACCACTGACTTCGCTATGCAG AACGTCCTGATTCAGATTGGACTCCATGTCCTCTCTGTGAATGGGATGCTCATCAAGCAGGCCAGGAATTACATCCTGCGATGCCACGCCTGTTTCAA GACCACAACGAACATGAATAAGGTTTTCTGTACACACTGTGGCAACAAAACACTGAAGAAGATCGCGGTGACGGTCAGTGAGGACGGAAGCATGCAGATGCATTTCTCCAAGAACCCCAAAGTGCTTAACCCCAAGGGGAAGAGG TACTCCCTGCCCCTGCCACAAGGGGGCAAACACGCCAGCAACCCCCACCTGGTGGAGGACCAGCGTTTCCCCCAGCAGCGTGTGTCCCGTAAGGCTCGCCAGAAGACTGACGTCTTTAACCCGGACTACCTGGCCGGGGGCAGTTCCCCTTTCTCTGATCACGACATATACAGCCGCTCTGCCAACCTGCACATCACAGACGGAGCAGGCGGAGGGGGTCGGAGACGGGCAAATCCCAACGCTGCCCGCAAGAAGAAATGTTGA